The Bacteroidota bacterium DNA segment AGCTTGATGCCGTTTCCGACCGCTTCTGTCCTGATGGTATACCTGAATACCAGGTCGGGATAGTCGATCGGGTTATATCCTTTTCTGTTCTGGCTCGAGTCGGGATACCACAGATCGACCGTGATCGTTCCGTTCTCTTTGTCCACATGACGCTTGCCGACCTTCGGAACGGGGGACCATTGACCGGGACCGGGTTCGAGACGGACATCCCCGTTCGCCGCCACGCGGCTTCCGCATTGGACGATCGTCAATCCCCCCTGATGGCCTTCGGGATAGAAATCATCGAACATCATCACATTGATCCCGTCGGCCTCATAGTATCCCTCGCTATTGATTTTCAGGAGCGGATTCGGCTGCTTCGTCTGACCGAACATGCCCGAGAACAATACACCAAGGAGCAAAACGATAACAAGAGAATTTCTTTTCATCATTGATCCACCACAGTTTGGTTATTTATTCACGGACGGTTTGAGCGTCCACAGACACTTGTCCGTCAGGCCGGCCCCGCCGCGGCTTGCGCGTGCCTCGATCTGATTCTCTCCCGGCTGCAATTGAATATTCTTCCAGATGAAGATGCAATTGGAACCTTCCTTTTGCACTCCTTGCGAAACTCCGTTGACCAGCAGTTCAACTTCCTTTGCGTTCGAATAAATCTTCACGTCCGTGGCCGGATGAGTCCTTGCAGTGAACCGGCGGCTTGTAATATAGAGCGTCGGCTCGTCCGACCAATTTGCTTTGTAGAAAAAGAACGCATCTTTGCGAATTTTCCGGTCGTAGGTGACCAGCCCCTTCGTGTTGCGCCCCTTTATCCCCCCCTCGTTCCTCGTATTGCTCGTGAAGTCGAACATATTCCAGACAAACGTTCCCCAGACAAACGGACGCGCTTTCATCGCAGCCCATGCCGCTTCGTGGAGGAGCGCCTGGTACTCCTCGGGATGCCACGGACCGTCCGCCTTCGGCTGCTGCGGATTTTCCTCATGTTGCTCGACGTTAGCACCTGCCCCGTATTCGCTGATGCACAAGCCGCCGTGTCTGCTCAACGATTTTCCCCGGTCGAGAAAATCGCCGAACGCTTCCTTCGGCCCCCATCCCGGATACCAGCCCGGATAAATATTCCATCCCAACAGGTCCGGGATCTTATCCATCTGCGGCAATTTTTCGGTCGACGTTGCGGCAATGGTCGGTCTGGTCGGATCTTCACCGTTTGCCACAATTTTTAAGTCCTGCAGTTCGCGATGCGGGTCGGGTCTTCCCGGCCAGAGTTCGTTGAACAAGCTCCACGCAAAGATCGAAGGGTGGTTGATGTTCTGCCGGATGAGGTCGAGAAGCTGGCCGCGCGATGTTTCGGCAAATCGGGGGTCGGTGCCGATCTCATTGACCTGCGGAAGCTCCGCCCAGACGAGAATACCCGCCGAATCGCATAAACCGTAGAAATAATCGCTGTGCTGGTAATGCGCGCAGCGAACGACCGTGCAGCCGATTTCTTTCAGGATCGAGATGTCCTCTTTCATATCAGCTTCAGAGATTGCCCAGCCCTTGTCCGGCCGGTCCTGATGACGGCAAACGCCGTGGAGATGGTACGGCTGCCCGTTCAGGAAAAAGCCCTTTTCAGGATCGACGGTGTAATATCGTATGCCGAGCGGCTGTTCGACGGAGTCAAGAAGCGTATCCCCGGGTGTCCGCAATTCCACGACAGCGCGGTACAGGTACGGGTCTTTTAGTCCGTTCCAGAGATGAGGATGAGGAAGAGCAAGATGGAGCGCGAACGGCGCGGTGACTTCGGGAACGACGGTGATCGGTTCCTCGGCAACTGCGGCGCGGCTTCCGGCTGCATTGTAGACGACAGCCCGCAGAATCAGTCCTTCAGTCCGGGACGTTCCGTTCGATATCTCGACATTGACGTCAAGAATCGCCCCATCGGAATCTCTTGACTGAAGCCATGCAGCCCCGGGGGAAGCATGGTCGGTAAGGGCGAAACAAATGTCGTTCGTTTCGATGAGATATACCGGGCGGTACAATCCACCAAAGATATTGAAGTCGCCGCTGAGCGGGGCGAGGTCGGGCTCGGGGGCATTGCTTGCTCGAACCGCGATCAGGTTCGGTCCCGCCGGCGCAAGCTGTCTGGTGATCTCATAACAGAACGCGCCGAACGCTCCGCGATGCTGGCCGAGAAGAACGCCGTTGCAATATACATCGGCGACAGAACCAGCTGCTTCGAAGCGAAGAAAATAACGCCTCCCGGGTTTTGGCGTCAGATGATCCAGAGGGCAGCGATACCAGCCGGGACCGCGATAATACTCTTCCCCCCTTTGAGCCTCCTGCCACCCCCAATTGTGTGGAAGGTCGACCGACTGCCAATCGCGGTCGTTGAATTGAAGCTGCGCGGCGCCGGCGATTTCTCCCAGCTTGAATCGCCAGCCTGAAACCAGCCGCGCGCTTTCACGAGGATACACTGCAACAGAGAGAAGCATGATGCCGAGTCCTATCCAGAAGAGAAAACGTATCTTCTTCATTTCCGTATGAAAGAAAATTGATAAAAACCTATTTACCTTTACCGTAATCTTCGTGAGCGATGGTCCGCGGATAATTATAGAGGTCGCGGATCTGCTCCGGAGTGTTATGGGTGTCCACGAAATTCGCCCAGATCATGAACCATGTCCACATCGGCTGATGATCGAGAATTTCGGGGGATGGCACTTCCCCGACTTCGCCGAGGGAGATTATTTTTCCCTTCCCTAAACGGACCAAATCGTCGTGGTGGCTTTGACGATAATCATGGTGGTACACATCCGTGGCGAAGACATCGACGTACTCCATGCCCGGGAAATAGTCTTCGTAGACATATGCCTCGTCGTTGATCAGCTGCCGCGGCGCGTTGGTATTCCAAACCCAGATGAGATTATTAAGCTTGTGATAATTGACGAACCGGTCGTACATCATCCTGTAGAGCTTGGCGAATCCGTTCTCTCCCCGCTTATTCCCCCACCAGAACCAGACCCCGTTCGATTCGTGATACGGCCGCCACAATACCGGAACGCCGAGCTTCTGCAGGTCGCCGAGATACTTAGCAATCGTATCGATACGGGCAACCCATCGTGCGTTCAACGGTGTTCCGGGAGTTGTCAATTCCCTCCACTCATTATCGGTCATTCTTCCCTGAACGCTTTCCTTCCATTTAAATGGGGGATCGTCCTGCGGTCTACCGACATGCCACATGAGAGTGATGATGTAGCCGTCCCTGTATTTTTGATACGCTTCCTGCACCAGCGAATCCGCGTTTCCCGGTCTGTAGTAATTGATGAAATCGCAGCCCCAAATCTCTGGCCTCTTCCCGGTCAGCTCATGTACGCGGTCGGGAAAAACATCCGCACGGCCGACGGCATTATGGTGTCCGGCAATGATATGTTTTCCTTTGATGGAGTACAGATATTCGAGCAGTTTCTTCGCTTCCGGGGTCGCATTATGGTTCACCGGCTCGTAATGCTTTTGGTCGTAGACGATCGTTTCGCTCTTGAGCCGGTTGATGCAATTGATCAAGCCGCGCGAAGTGTGGTAGTTACACTTCCAGATCGACGCCTTGGGCGCGTAGACATTTCCCGGCACAATGTCGATACCCCCCCAATAAAAGCCGCCGCGCTCCCGGTCGATCAAGTACTTCTTGCAGAACTCCCACTGGTCGCAGAACCTGTCATAATAATGCATCGGGTCGTTCGGAAATATCTCCGACATCATCAGGAATGAATTGAACGCTTCTACCTGCGCCCACCACTCTTTCGTCTTCCTGATGACCGTTGCCCGTTCGCTCGTGCCAAAATAATATCCGCCGTCATAGATCCCGCCGTGGTCTTGATCCCATCCATACGTCAGAACATGATCGACCATATTCTTCGCGACGCTCAGCGTTGTCGTATCATGCCTGAGTCCGAGAACCTCCGATGCTTCGAGCATCAGATACGCGGTCTCGACATCATGACCGAACGAGACATGGTCGAACTCATAATTTTTTTCCCTCACGGACGGGCTCGCATCCTTGAAGGAGACCGGCGTGAAATCGCGCTTGAGGAACAAGACGAGGTTCCCCCGTTTTGTCGTGACAACATCCCTTATCAGGACGAGCAGGGAATTCAGCCGTTCTTTCAGTAGCGAATCCGGCCAGACTTTATACAGCTCGGTGAAAGCTTCGAGGATGTGGATCATCGAATTCTGATCCTTCGGCGCGACCTCCTGGTAGCCATCCTTGAACGGCGTTCCATCCCGCGCCAAAAATTGGAAATAGCCGCCGTATTGCTTGTCGTAGCTGTGTTGTTCAAGCCATCGGAACGTTTCTTGAGCCATTTTCAGCGCAGCGCTGTCGCCGGATGCGCGGTAGTAGGCGGACAGCCCATAGATGGCGAATGCGTTTCCGTACGCCCGCTTCACGATCTGCCCCTCCTCCTTGATCGGATCCCCCTGGCGGGTGACGAGGTCATAAAAGCCGCCGAACTCGCTATCCCACATTTTATCTTTGAGGAATTCGACACCGTGCGCCGCAATGTTCCGGAGTGTGTTGTCTTTTTGGTAGAACATCGCCGCGTTGGAGGCCGACCAGATGTGGCGCGCCTGGGTGACGATCATTTTCGTCTGAAGTCCATCGAGCTCCCATTGATAGTTGATATCGCTGAAATATCCGCCGTAGGTCGTATCGACCGACAGCGGATAGAATCGATGGAATTCATCGTCCAGGACGTTCTGCAGTTCGACAGCGATCGAAGCTTTATCCTTCTTTACTCCGCCGGCAGAGTTATCGAACGGAGTTTTCCCCGGTGAGCATTGCCACAGCAGAAAGAAAAGCGTCAGCAGAGAGGAGCACTTCCCCCAATTCCTTTTCACGTCGACATTGATCATAGGTTTGCCGCTTTCATGAAATAGCAAGAGTAATTTATAGTGTTACACTCCTCGTTCAGCCGTCCCGCCACGATCTTCTTCGGGTGATGTCCTCATTTGACCAGGGAGTGCTTTAATAATTTTTCTCCGTCATGCCGGGATAACAGAGTCGAAAGCTGAGCGCTCATCATCCTCGAAGAAGCGAACGACAGTGGTGATGGATTCTTAAATGTTCAATCAGAATACAACGCGGCATCCGGTTGTATTTAAGTCCAAATCTAGGGATATTCACACATGACTCGGCTCGCTGCGGGTGCATAATAGAAAATTAAGGTAATTTATGAAACAACATTATCTGCTTCTTCTGCTCGGCGCGTTTCAATTGCTCGGCCTCACCGGGGCGGCAGGCGCACTCAGGCTGGTTCCGGCGAACGATCCGAATATTCAATATTTCGGCCGGTGGGACATGACCGACTCTCTTCATCCACGCTATTCGTGGCCCGGCGTCTATGTCTACGCGGAATTTTCCGGGACAACGATCGGCATCCGAATAGCCGACGGGACCGATTATTTCAACATTTACATCGACGGAAAACTTCACGGCGTTTTTCATGGAACAACACCGACGGAAGCAGATTATGTCCTCGCCGACAGTCTTCACGACGCGAAACACACTTTCCTGCTGACGAGGCGAAACATCACGTTCGAAAAACCATACACCTTCGGCGGAATCCTCATTGACAACGGCGCAACGCTTCTTCCCCCTCCGCCGAAGCCCTCGAGAAAAATCGAATTCGTCGGGGACTCGTTCACGGCCGCGGAGAGCGACGAAGCGACCGTGCAGGAGCTGGCGTGGGAAGATCGTTTTCCCGTCACCAACATCGACAAAGGATTTGCGCCGCTTATCGCAAAACATTTCAACGCGCAATACACGACCACCTGCCGTTCGGGGGCCGGAATGTACTGCGACTGGCAGGGAAAGACCGGTGAAACGATCCCCGCACGTTTCGACCGAACCCTGATGGAATCGAGCGAACCGAAATGGAATTTCAAACAATGGATTCCGGATGTCGTCGTTATCTGTCTCGGCTTGAACGATCATAACGGCTTAAAAGACAATGAAGGAAAAACCTCCGACGAAAAATCCGCCGCGTTCCGTAAAGCATACCGTCAATTCATCGACACGGTCCGCGTCGTTTATCCGAACGCCAAGATCGTCGCGATCGCTGCCTTCCATGAATGGATCCGCACCAACGTCAAGATGGCCGTTGACGAAGAAATCGCGTCGGGCAAAAAGAATATCTATTACACGCAGTTCGACGAATTTCCGGGCGGGTACGTCGCCTACGGTCACCCGACGGTTGAAACCCATCAAAAGATGGCAGACCAATTGATCACGTCGATGGAATCGTTCAACCTATTTCAAGGAACGAGCGATAAATAAACCCAACATCATTCTCTTACTGATCTCACCGATGACGGCCCATACGCACGTCACCCCTCCAGGGAATGAACACTCTTGACACTGAACGCACGGATCGGGAATCTTTGATAAAGCGGATAACGATGTTCCTTCGAGGAAAAGAGCCTTTCATGCTGGCCCTTCTTCTTTTTGTCGCTTCCTGCATCGCCGGGTTCTCGCTTCTCCATTTCGACAAGTATTCCCTTTATTATTTCGGGGATGCAGCGTCGCACATCGTTAAAGCCCGCGAGTTCACCGATTCCCATCCTCACGAGATCCCGATCATCGGGACTGTCTGGCTCCCGCTTCCCCATTTTCTACTGCTTCCGTTTGCGGCGATCGACGGCCTTTTCTTTTCGGGAATCGCCGGAGCGTTTGTCGGGATTCCATGTCTGGTCGGGACTGGCGTGGTGCTGTTCCTTTTGGTTCGTGCGATCACCGGTTCCTCAGCCATTGCGTTCCTGATGAGCTGCCTCTACGGGCTGAATCCAAATGTCGTCTATATTTCGCTCACGCCGATGGACGAGCCGACGCTCATTTTTTTTGTCACGCTTTCCGGCTATGCGCTCTTCCGGTGGCTCGAGAATGCTTCGCCCTCCTGGTTTCTCCTTAGTTCATTCGCCGTCCTGCTGGCAAGCTTGTGCAGGTACGAAGCGTGGCCTCTTGTCGGCTTTGTGGCCGTTGCAGGATCGTTGAAAGCCTATTCCCTGCGTAACAATTCGGAAAAGAAGGAAGCGGTTCGGATCGCTGTTATGTCAGCGGTCAGTACGGCCGGAATAATCATCTGGTCGATCTCACATTTCATTGTCTATGGAAATCCGTTCGCGTTCACTTACGGCACATACTCTGCGCTTTCATCCGTCTACCGAGAATCGTCCCAGCATCTTCCCTCCAACGTCATAGCGACATTCGGCCGGGCTATTCTCGTCATTTTCGGCCCTGCATTGCTGCTCATCTCAGCCGCAGCTTGTCTTCCTCGTCAAACCAGGCAACTCAACAGGAATATCCTCCTGCTCCTCACGTTCTTCATCATCCCCGCAGCATTCATCCTCGCTGCCGCTCTTGCCGGCTACGTCGGAATCGACGAGTGGTGGTGGAATTGGAGATACGTTTTAACCCTCGGCATTTTTTTCGCAGTTGCCGGGGGAGTCGGCCTCGCAAAAATTTTCGGCAAAGTAAAAAGCTTTCCGGCGCGAAGTGCCGTTGTCATTCTCCTTTGTGTCGTACCGGTCTTACAACTCGCTCGTCCTTCGATCGGCGTTGCGGTCTACAAGGACGCCGCGAAATGCATCGACGGGACCGCCAGAGATGCGATGAACATCGGCGAACAACTTCCCGGCATCTACAACAATGGGCCGGTCGGATTGGTCACAAACCCGAGCACCATTGTCAGGATCCAGATCGCCAGCACTCTACCACTGAAACAATTCCGCATCATTCAACCTTTCGCCGTTCAGAGAATTTCTGACACGACGTTTTCAGAACAGTACCTTGTGGTCCAGAAAAACGAAAAACCGGAATCCGAACTCCTTTTCCCTCCCAGAGACGGATCACCTAACACGTTCTTCTCGAACTTTCAACTCCGTTATGAGAATGCAACGTTCGCTTTGCTGGAACGAAGAGCTGAGCTCAACTGACCCGGGCTATTTTTCTTTCACGTTGTCTTTCGACACTGAAACGCCCACCGGCGTTATTTCATAGTCCTTTCCGTCGCGGAGGAGCACGGGGACAGCTTTTGTGTTATTTGGGGCGCCGGTCCCATGGAAACCGAGAATTCTTACACCGTCAAAGTGATCCACTTCGATGCCGTTCGTGAAGTACGGCTCTTTCATCGGGTCCCATGTGAGGTCGAAATTTTCTACCCGAAGATCTTTGACATACTGGGCATAGAAACCCGGAATATCGTGCGAGAAGAGAGAGAGCTTCGGATCCATCACCGGACGGAGGTCAAAATTCCCGCCGCTGATCTCATTTAACGGACTATCACCGAGGTGAAAGCGGACGTCTGAGAATGAGACATCTTCGATCACGCTTTCATCCGTCCCGTACACAACGATTCCCGACTCCCCCTTGCAGACGACATTCTCAAATTTAATGTTCTTCATTTTTCCGAGCGGAACATCCTTCGTCAGCCGCACCGAAGAGAGCTGAATCGGCTCCCCGTTTCCCCACCAGTCGCCGGTGAAGAGCCGGGTCTCGATGAGAATATTCGAAAAAACGACATTTTCGATCCCCCCTTGATCACGGACAAACAGCCCGATGCCGCGGTTCGAATTGGTGATCACGATATTGCTAAAGGTGAAATTACGCATCGGGTTTTGGTCGAAGCCGCCGATCCTGATGGCGGCAGAACGGGAAACCAGCGTGCAATTGGTGACGGTGATGTTTTCGCATGTCCGCTTTAGGAATTTGTATCCCGGCAGGTCGAAGTGATGATTATAGCCGGTAAGGACGATGCAGTCATCCCCGGTCCGGATATCGCAGTCGGAGATGACGGCGTTGCTGCACGACGTCAGGTCCATCCCGTCGTTGTTCGGCACAAGAAGGTTGCCGTAGATCCGGAGTCCCGACAGAATAATCCCGTCGCAGTCCGCAAGATGGAGGGTCCAGAAGGGCGAATTCATGATCGAGATATCGCGCAGAGTAACTTTTTTGCAGTCGGAAAAGATGATCATCTGGTATGGACGATCCTTCGGCACAAGCGGCCCGTCGCCGAGACCGCCGGAAATATGCCTGAACATATCCCCCTGCCTCGACCACATCGTTCCGGTATGGTCCATTTTTTTCGCCGAGTCGATCACCATGTACGCGTCGCCGTTGCCGTCGATCGTCCCGTGGCCGGAGATAGAAACGTTCTCGGCATCCTGAGTGAAGAATAAACCGACTCTTCTTCCGTTGAGCAAATAGTCGCCGACACTGGAACTTCCTTTCACTACCGCCCCGGCTTCAAGGTAGAGACAGACATTTGAACGAAGCTGGAGGGTGCCCGTAAGATAGATCCCGGGAGGGACATAGACAGTTCCTCCTCCCAGAGCCTCCGCCGAATCGATGGCGTGTTGAATCGTTCTGGTGTTGAGCGTCGTGCCGTCGGATATTGCGCCCATTTCGCGCACGTCGATCTGTTTCGCTTCCGCCCGAATGCCGAACGCCATTATGATCCCCAGTAACAACAGGACTGATGCAAGTCTCTTCATTGTGCAACCTCTTTACGAATAATTGGAATTTTTGTCGACCACGCTGTCACTTTCCGGGAGAACCCGATTAAAGAGATCCTTCACGGCCCGGACGGAAGCGCGCGCCTGAACGAGCCATAAATCACCGCGACCGAATTGAGAGCATCCTGTTCGCACCGTTGTCATGCCGTCAACGATTTCACCGTATTGCGCTGACGCTGATCGAATCCGCGATGCCGAGGCGATTCATTTTCATTGCGTGATCGCGGATGATGGCGATCGTCGACATATCAGAAATGAATATGGAATTTCTCCCCTGCGGCTCCTGCGGCGGATCCCCGGTGAACGGATCTCCTTTTTTCCACATGAAGTCGGC contains these protein-coding regions:
- a CDS encoding glycoside hydrolase family 2 TIM barrel-domain containing protein — translated: MKKIRFLFWIGLGIMLLSVAVYPRESARLVSGWRFKLGEIAGAAQLQFNDRDWQSVDLPHNWGWQEAQRGEEYYRGPGWYRCPLDHLTPKPGRRYFLRFEAAGSVADVYCNGVLLGQHRGAFGAFCYEITRQLAPAGPNLIAVRASNAPEPDLAPLSGDFNIFGGLYRPVYLIETNDICFALTDHASPGAAWLQSRDSDGAILDVNVEISNGTSRTEGLILRAVVYNAAGSRAAVAEEPITVVPEVTAPFALHLALPHPHLWNGLKDPYLYRAVVELRTPGDTLLDSVEQPLGIRYYTVDPEKGFFLNGQPYHLHGVCRHQDRPDKGWAISEADMKEDISILKEIGCTVVRCAHYQHSDYFYGLCDSAGILVWAELPQVNEIGTDPRFAETSRGQLLDLIRQNINHPSIFAWSLFNELWPGRPDPHRELQDLKIVANGEDPTRPTIAATSTEKLPQMDKIPDLLGWNIYPGWYPGWGPKEAFGDFLDRGKSLSRHGGLCISEYGAGANVEQHEENPQQPKADGPWHPEEYQALLHEAAWAAMKARPFVWGTFVWNMFDFTSNTRNEGGIKGRNTKGLVTYDRKIRKDAFFFYKANWSDEPTLYITSRRFTARTHPATDVKIYSNAKEVELLVNGVSQGVQKEGSNCIFIWKNIQLQPGENQIEARASRGGAGLTDKCLWTLKPSVNK
- a CDS encoding glycosyl hydrolase; protein product: MINVDVKRNWGKCSSLLTLFFLLWQCSPGKTPFDNSAGGVKKDKASIAVELQNVLDDEFHRFYPLSVDTTYGGYFSDINYQWELDGLQTKMIVTQARHIWSASNAAMFYQKDNTLRNIAAHGVEFLKDKMWDSEFGGFYDLVTRQGDPIKEEGQIVKRAYGNAFAIYGLSAYYRASGDSAALKMAQETFRWLEQHSYDKQYGGYFQFLARDGTPFKDGYQEVAPKDQNSMIHILEAFTELYKVWPDSLLKERLNSLLVLIRDVVTTKRGNLVLFLKRDFTPVSFKDASPSVREKNYEFDHVSFGHDVETAYLMLEASEVLGLRHDTTTLSVAKNMVDHVLTYGWDQDHGGIYDGGYYFGTSERATVIRKTKEWWAQVEAFNSFLMMSEIFPNDPMHYYDRFCDQWEFCKKYLIDRERGGFYWGGIDIVPGNVYAPKASIWKCNYHTSRGLINCINRLKSETIVYDQKHYEPVNHNATPEAKKLLEYLYSIKGKHIIAGHHNAVGRADVFPDRVHELTGKRPEIWGCDFINYYRPGNADSLVQEAYQKYRDGYIITLMWHVGRPQDDPPFKWKESVQGRMTDNEWRELTTPGTPLNARWVARIDTIAKYLGDLQKLGVPVLWRPYHESNGVWFWWGNKRGENGFAKLYRMMYDRFVNYHKLNNLIWVWNTNAPRQLINDEAYVYEDYFPGMEYVDVFATDVYHHDYRQSHHDDLVRLGKGKIISLGEVGEVPSPEILDHQPMWTWFMIWANFVDTHNTPEQIRDLYNYPRTIAHEDYGKGK
- a CDS encoding SGNH/GDSL hydrolase family protein, with translation MKQHYLLLLLGAFQLLGLTGAAGALRLVPANDPNIQYFGRWDMTDSLHPRYSWPGVYVYAEFSGTTIGIRIADGTDYFNIYIDGKLHGVFHGTTPTEADYVLADSLHDAKHTFLLTRRNITFEKPYTFGGILIDNGATLLPPPPKPSRKIEFVGDSFTAAESDEATVQELAWEDRFPVTNIDKGFAPLIAKHFNAQYTTTCRSGAGMYCDWQGKTGETIPARFDRTLMESSEPKWNFKQWIPDVVVICLGLNDHNGLKDNEGKTSDEKSAAFRKAYRQFIDTVRVVYPNAKIVAIAAFHEWIRTNVKMAVDEEIASGKKNIYYTQFDEFPGGYVAYGHPTVETHQKMADQLITSMESFNLFQGTSDK
- a CDS encoding glycosyl hydrolase family 28 protein translates to MKRLASVLLLLGIIMAFGIRAEAKQIDVREMGAISDGTTLNTRTIQHAIDSAEALGGGTVYVPPGIYLTGTLQLRSNVCLYLEAGAVVKGSSSVGDYLLNGRRVGLFFTQDAENVSISGHGTIDGNGDAYMVIDSAKKMDHTGTMWSRQGDMFRHISGGLGDGPLVPKDRPYQMIIFSDCKKVTLRDISIMNSPFWTLHLADCDGIILSGLRIYGNLLVPNNDGMDLTSCSNAVISDCDIRTGDDCIVLTGYNHHFDLPGYKFLKRTCENITVTNCTLVSRSAAIRIGGFDQNPMRNFTFSNIVITNSNRGIGLFVRDQGGIENVVFSNILIETRLFTGDWWGNGEPIQLSSVRLTKDVPLGKMKNIKFENVVCKGESGIVVYGTDESVIEDVSFSDVRFHLGDSPLNEISGGNFDLRPVMDPKLSLFSHDIPGFYAQYVKDLRVENFDLTWDPMKEPYFTNGIEVDHFDGVRILGFHGTGAPNNTKAVPVLLRDGKDYEITPVGVSVSKDNVKEK